The segment CGTATGCCTTGAGCAGAACACGCAGCTCCACTGGCCGGATCCCATTGACCCCAGTCTCGATGCGGCTGATCTTCGCCTTGCCGCACTCCAGGACATCGGCTGCGGCTTCAAACGACACCCCCGCCCGCTCGCGGAGCTTCCGCAATTCGGCACCGAGTCGCTTCTGACGCACGGTTGGACTCTTGCGTGGTGGCATCCGGCCTCCTACCTGCTCGTCGATGCCTCAGCCAGTCTGGCCCGGGGGTCGGTTGGGGTCTAGTCACTCGATCGAGTCAATGCGAGGAGAACCAGTGCACCTTTGATTCCCGGAAGGCTACCGTCAGTACTGAACCGCTCACGTATAGCGGCGCACCGTAAGGCGAAAGAGCACCGCCCCCGCAGAGCCGGCCGGGGGCGGCATCGCCATCGCCACCTTCCGGCGCGTATCCGAAGAGCAGCCGAGCTGAGCCGTCAGAGACGGGAGACGCATGCGCCATGGACGAGGAAGAGAAAGCAGACTGGACTTACGACGTACGGATCGACGCCCAGCCATGGATGGTCCGGCTTGTCCGTGACTCCCTCAGCGGCGCCCTGCGATGGCATGGCCGGATCGAACTGGCTGACACCGCCGCTCTGTTGCTGAGCGAGATCGCCTCCAACGGCATCACGCACACCGGTGGGCCGGTCACCGTACGCGTGCACTGGCAGGCGGGGCGGCTGCGGGTGTCCGTACGGGACGAGTCACCCGCATTCCCGATGCGGTACGAGCCGTGCGCGGAGGCCGAAGGTGGGCGCGGGCTGCTGCTCGTGGACGCGTGCGCGGCGGCGTGGGGCGTGCGTGAGTCGCCGACGGGGGTGGGGAAGGTGGTGTGGTTCGAGTTGTGGTGAAGGCGGGACGGCGGCAGGCCAAGGAGAAGATCAACCTCTCGGTGATCGAGAAACATGACAAAGCCATCGGCACCGACACTGACCCCGAAACCGTACGACTTGCCGACAGGGCATGGCATCAGTGCGCGAGCCCAGTGGACCTGCCTGTCGCGGTGTCAGCGTCCCATCACAATCTCACGGTGCTCCACGCGGACTCGGACTTCGAAACGATCGCAACCCATCACTGAGCAACCCGTTCGGCGGATCGACTGATCACGAGGCAGAGGGCGGGGTGAAGGTGATCTCGACGCGGCGGTTCTGCTTGCGGCCGGCCTCGGTGGAGTTGTCCGCGATCGGGTAGTCCTCGCTGTAGCCGCGGACCTGGAAGGAGTAGGTCTCGCTGCCTAGGGAGGCCAGCTGCTGGGAGAGGATCTTGTAGACGGCGTCCGCGCGGTTCTTTGAGAGCTCCTTGCCGTGTTCGTACGAGCCGAGGTTGTCCGTGAAGCCGAAGACGCGGATCGGGGAGGTGACGTTCTTGCCCGCGATGTCGGAGGCGATCGCCTTGATGCGGGCGGCCGCGCCGGAGCCGAGCTTGGCGCTGTTCTTGCCGAAGAGGACGTCCGCCTGGAGGGCGTAGGTCACGGTGGAGTTGGACGAGGTCTGCCGCTCCTCGCCGTCGTCGGCGGTGGCGTTCTTGGAGGTTGAGGCGTCGCTGACGGAGACGATGTCCAGGACCTTGGGCGTGGCCAGCGTCGCGCCCTCGGGGAGTTCGAGGTCGGGGTCCGAGGTGTCGACCTTCGTCGGGGCAGAAGCCGACGGCTGCGCGGTCGGGTTGTCGTCGGCGTGGGCCGTCATCACTGGGGTCAGTAGCAGGCTGATGACGACGGCCGTTGCGATACCGGTTCCGGAGCGGGGCATGGCTCACCCCTCCGAGTCGGAGATCTCGATGCTGGCGGGGGGCATCGTCGGGAGCTGGAACTGCACCCGGGTGGTGGACTCGGGCGGGGCGGGGAACTGGGCGAAGATGGGCCGCGTCTCACCGGGCTTGATGAGCGTCAGGCCCATGGTGCAGAGGCACTTGCCGTCGGTGTCCCGGAGGACGTAGTAGCGCTTCTTGCCCGCCTCGTCGACGAGAGTCGCACCGGCAACCGAGGGACCGGAGGTCCGGGTCGCGACTTCTGTCCCCTGGAAGTCGAAGGCGTTGTAGTTCGCCGTGCCTCCGTTCGTCAACGTGCCGGTGACGGTGACGAATCCACCTGCATCACGGGTGGCCGTGTTGATGGTGACAGTGATGTTCTTCCCGCCCTTGACCTGGGCCAGAGTGGCGGTTGCCTCTGGCGTCGGGGACGACTCGTCGCCTGACTGCGTACCGGTGCTTCCGTTGGAACTGGCGGACTTGGCGGGACTGGACTTGCTGTCCGAGGCCTTTTCACCGTCACCGCCGCAGCCCGCCAGCGCCAGCACCATGCCAGCGGACAACGCCACCACACCGGCCATCCGCCGGCTTCGGCTTCCTGCGGTCTGCTGATTCCCCATGAGCCCCCGCCCTTCACTCACTCAGATGCACGGAGAAGAACTCCGACAGTTGCAGTTCAAATCCGTCGGCCGTCGGATCGACGGTCACCGCCCCATCTTCACAAGTGAACACGAACGCGTCGCCGTCCTTGTGATCAAATACGCAGAGCGGATCGATGACGGCGGTCGCGTGCGCCGTGGCGAATACGGTGTCGGTGCCCTCGATCACGGACTTCCCGACGCTGCCCTGGGCTTGGATACCCACCGAGTAGCTGAGCGGAACGTTCGCACCGGGACAGGACGTCACGTCAGCGTGGTTGTCGTCGGCGTAGCCACCAGCGGCGGCGCAGGCACCAGCGTCGTTGATGGTGTCTCCCGCAACGAGCTCCTTCAGCGCGTCCACGTCTCCGCCTTCGAGAGCAGCCAGGAATTCGTCCCTGATGCTGTCTCTGGCTTCGAGGGCGGCGCCCAGAGCCGCCGCGTCAGCAGCGGTCTGGGCCCCGTTCCGAGCCACCGTGGCCTGGCCAACGGCGAAATACGCGAACGCGAGGAAGAGAAACGCCGCCACAGCAACTATGTAGAGACCAACCGCCTGACCGCAGTCACTGTTGGCGACGCGCCCGCTCAGCCGGCCCCGGCAATAGCGTCGATCTTGTCGATGATGTATCCCGCGACGATGCCACCGATACCCGAGGCCACAATCGCCACAATGATGACCACGACCACCACCGCGATCCCCAGATACTCGAACGACGTCTGTCCCGTGTCGCCCTGTTCTCTCGTCCACGCGCGCAACGCGGTCATTCTCTTCGCAACCCACCTGCTCATGACTCCAGCTCCCTGCCTGTGTCATCCGACGGACAACGGCCGCGCACCGCGCGCGTACCGTCTTCTGGCTGTCGCCACGGGAACGCCCGACGGCATGGGCAGCGGAACGGATGGTGGCGATATTGGCCTCGTCCATGGTCCACCGCCTCTCGCCGGTTCGGCGCCGGCCTGTAGCGATCCGCGCATTGCAGGTGCAAATATGGTTGCGAGTGCAAAGGTACACCGCAACCGCATGCCTCCGCAGCCCCTTCCTGGCCAACTACCGCAACCAATATGGCGGCTGTCTTGACTACCCACCACACCTCCTCAGCCATTCCCGAAGAGTTCACCGAAGTTCATTCGGGAGCCGAAGATCATGCCCGACATCAGAAGGATCATGGTCGCGGGGACAAGCAGCGTCGTAATCACGCCAGTTGCCCGCGGCACCGCACGAGCCGCCCGGCGCCGGGCGTTCTGGGACTCGGTGCGGCG is part of the Streptomyces sp. NBC_01262 genome and harbors:
- a CDS encoding ATP-binding protein, whose product is MDEEEKADWTYDVRIDAQPWMVRLVRDSLSGALRWHGRIELADTAALLLSEIASNGITHTGGPVTVRVHWQAGRLRVSVRDESPAFPMRYEPCAEAEGGRGLLLVDACAAAWGVRESPTGVGKVVWFELW
- a CDS encoding pilus assembly protein TadG-related protein, which codes for MHHRQDRRYCRGRLSGRVANSDCGQAVGLYIVAVAAFLFLAFAYFAVGQATVARNGAQTAADAAALGAALEARDSIRDEFLAALEGGDVDALKELVAGDTINDAGACAAAGGYADDNHADVTSCPGANVPLSYSVGIQAQGSVGKSVIEGTDTVFATAHATAVIDPLCVFDHKDGDAFVFTCEDGAVTVDPTADGFELQLSEFFSVHLSE
- a CDS encoding OmpA family protein, with amino-acid sequence MPRSGTGIATAVVISLLLTPVMTAHADDNPTAQPSASAPTKVDTSDPDLELPEGATLATPKVLDIVSVSDASTSKNATADDGEERQTSSNSTVTYALQADVLFGKNSAKLGSGAAARIKAIASDIAGKNVTSPIRVFGFTDNLGSYEHGKELSKNRADAVYKILSQQLASLGSETYSFQVRGYSEDYPIADNSTEAGRKQNRRVEITFTPPSAS